A single Deltaproteobacteria bacterium DNA region contains:
- the scpB gene encoding SMC-Scp complex subunit ScpB codes for MDSHEIRHAIEAIVFASAEPVTLNTLKKIFLRLWCEETKEIQEELISELKSIYDILIAETNQSDDKRGFVLVQVADGLTYRSNTRYSYVLRAMCEEKPLRLSQAALETLAVIAYRQPVTKPEIDDIRGVDCGGTMRLLLERNLIRIVGKKDEPGRPMLYATTREFLSFFNLNNLAQLPSLREFHELNPESTEELRDFDEKHQSIEKLSQQAKKLGFDAGPDVELLDQAMSQLTTTEATTRDALASQGIQIEQETISNEIAVTNNNTDNKNAQN; via the coding sequence ATGGATAGCCACGAAATACGACATGCTATTGAAGCGATTGTTTTTGCTTCTGCTGAACCAGTAACACTTAATACCCTTAAGAAAATATTTTTAAGACTTTGGTGTGAAGAAACCAAAGAGATACAAGAAGAACTAATTAGCGAATTAAAGAGTATATACGATATATTAATTGCAGAAACTAACCAAAGTGATGATAAACGAGGCTTTGTATTAGTACAGGTCGCTGATGGTCTAACCTATCGTTCAAATACTCGCTATTCATATGTATTGCGCGCAATGTGTGAAGAAAAACCTTTGCGTTTGTCGCAAGCGGCGCTTGAAACTTTAGCGGTAATAGCCTATCGCCAACCGGTTACCAAGCCAGAAATAGATGATATTCGTGGTGTAGATTGTGGCGGTACTATGCGTTTATTGCTTGAACGCAATCTTATTCGCATTGTTGGCAAAAAAGATGAACCAGGTAGACCTATGCTTTATGCGACCACGCGAGAATTTTTAAGCTTTTTTAACTTAAACAATCTTGCTCAACTGCCAAGTCTACGTGAATTTCATGAGCTTAACCCAGAATCGACAGAAGAGTTGCGTGATTTTGATGAAAAGCATCAAAGTATTGAAAAACTTAGTCAACAAGCAAAGAAGTTGGGCTTTGATGCAGGTCCTGATGTTGAATTGCTTGACCAAGCAATGTCACAGCTTACTACTACAGAGGCTACAACGCGTGATGCCTTAGCATCGCAAGGTATTCAGATTGAACAAGAAACCATAAGCAACGAAATAGCAGTAACAAATAATAATACTGATAATAAAAACGCACAAAATTAA
- a CDS encoding segregation/condensation protein A, which translates to MKKRIGALFARVTHSVRRWWTKITSSRQAEVRLRLTAPNHLTNDAPIPNEPTIISKASQERDQHLADLEAARIAQEQARIAQEEADRAEAERLAQEEIKRVEDERLAQQEAERIAKAEAQAAQEQAERLAQQEAERLEAERVAKEEAARIAEAEAKAAEEARKAERPPLVIPNDYVPAAESDHELYQIDVNGFEGPLDLLLFLIRKHALDIFDIPIAFICERYLDCLHTMEELNIDVAAEFLAVSAELLYIKSKLLLPKPVEVDDEEETDPRADLVRRLLEYQKYKDAAGQLAGLTRVGRDTFNRNPENIPKSTELQPLAEVGLFALIEAFDAVLKRQKPELRHQVVLEAVSVRQRVRAFIEVFIERQSIPFEELLADLAMRIDIVVSFLAILEMVKLQLLRIYQSNEGGIYLEARFSTALQANAKLEGLDASFDKKTPKDENERRL; encoded by the coding sequence GTGAAAAAGCGCATTGGTGCATTATTTGCGCGCGTAACTCATTCAGTGCGTCGTTGGTGGACGAAGATCACTTCGAGCCGTCAAGCTGAAGTGCGTTTGCGTTTAACAGCACCAAATCATTTAACAAATGATGCGCCAATTCCCAATGAACCGACAATTATATCCAAAGCTTCACAAGAGAGGGATCAGCATTTAGCTGATCTCGAAGCAGCGCGAATTGCTCAAGAACAAGCTCGCATTGCCCAAGAAGAAGCTGATCGGGCAGAGGCTGAGCGATTAGCCCAAGAAGAAATAAAACGAGTAGAAGACGAACGTCTAGCCCAACAAGAAGCTGAAAGAATCGCCAAAGCCGAAGCCCAAGCCGCCCAAGAACAAGCTGAACGACTTGCTCAACAAGAAGCTGAACGGCTAGAGGCTGAACGAGTTGCAAAAGAAGAAGCCGCTCGTATTGCCGAGGCAGAGGCCAAAGCAGCCGAAGAAGCTCGTAAAGCCGAACGCCCACCACTAGTTATTCCAAATGATTACGTCCCAGCAGCTGAAAGTGACCATGAGTTATATCAAATAGATGTTAATGGATTTGAAGGTCCACTTGACTTGCTTCTATTCCTTATCCGCAAGCATGCTCTTGATATTTTTGATATTCCTATAGCCTTTATATGTGAGCGCTATCTTGATTGCTTACATACTATGGAAGAATTAAATATTGATGTGGCTGCTGAGTTTTTAGCTGTATCTGCTGAATTATTATACATAAAATCTAAACTTTTATTACCTAAGCCGGTTGAAGTAGATGACGAAGAAGAAACTGACCCACGCGCAGATTTGGTAAGGCGTTTACTTGAATATCAAAAATATAAAGATGCGGCGGGGCAATTAGCAGGTTTAACACGTGTAGGGCGTGATACCTTTAACCGCAATCCTGAAAATATCCCTAAATCAACTGAACTTCAGCCATTAGCAGAGGTAGGTTTATTTGCCCTTATTGAAGCTTTCGATGCGGTGCTTAAAAGACAAAAACCTGAATTACGTCATCAGGTTGTTCTTGAAGCAGTATCAGTACGTCAACGAGTACGTGCTTTTATTGAAGTTTTCATTGAGCGTCAGTCAATACCCTTTGAAGAACTGTTAGCCGATTTGGCAATGCGTATTGATATTGTCGTAAGTTTTTTAGCTATTTTAGAAATGGTAAAATTGCAACTGCTACGTATTTATCAATCAAATGAAGGCGGTATTTATCTTGAAGCACGTTTTTCTACTGCTCTGCAAGCAAATGCTAAACTTGAAGGTTTAGATGCTAGTTTTGATAAAAAAACGCCCAAAGATGAAAACGAGAGGCGGTTATAA
- the trpS gene encoding tryptophan--tRNA ligase encodes MANPARVLSGNRPTGPLHLGHYFGALENWVRLQNSGEYHCFFMSADWHALTTGYNDTSQFLRFRREMFADWIAVGIDPKKSTLFTQAAVPEHGELSTLLGMLTPIPWLERVPSYKEMRQELSDRDLSTIGFLGYPLLQTADIVIYKATHVPVGEDQVAHVELSRKIVRRFNSYYKPVFPEPQSLLAKTRRLVGLDGRKMSKSYNNAVYLSDSKEEIKKKVMPAPTDPARIKRTDPGNPEICNIYSYQTIFQDELSLKEIETGCRTAAIGCVDCKKQLLEKLEIFLEPIREKRQLILASSDLDDAIAQGNAVARAEAQKTMIEVREAMGL; translated from the coding sequence ATGGCAAATCCAGCACGAGTTCTATCAGGAAACAGACCTACTGGTCCGCTTCATCTTGGGCATTATTTTGGTGCCTTAGAAAACTGGGTTCGCCTACAAAACAGTGGTGAATATCATTGCTTTTTTATGTCAGCTGACTGGCATGCGCTTACTACTGGGTATAATGATACTTCTCAATTTTTACGTTTTCGTCGTGAGATGTTTGCTGATTGGATTGCAGTTGGTATTGATCCAAAAAAATCCACTCTTTTTACGCAAGCTGCAGTACCTGAACATGGTGAATTATCGACCTTGTTAGGAATGTTGACTCCAATTCCGTGGCTTGAACGGGTGCCGTCATATAAAGAAATGCGACAAGAATTAAGTGACCGTGATCTCTCAACGATTGGTTTTTTAGGATATCCGCTACTACAGACGGCTGATATTGTTATTTATAAAGCAACTCATGTTCCAGTTGGCGAGGACCAGGTAGCTCATGTTGAGCTATCACGTAAAATAGTACGGCGATTTAATAGTTATTATAAACCTGTATTTCCTGAGCCCCAATCATTGCTAGCTAAGACACGAAGGCTTGTTGGACTAGATGGCAGAAAGATGTCAAAGTCCTATAACAATGCCGTGTACCTTTCTGATAGTAAAGAAGAAATTAAGAAAAAGGTTATGCCAGCGCCAACAGACCCTGCACGAATCAAACGCACTGATCCTGGTAATCCTGAAATATGCAATATCTATTCATATCAGACTATTTTTCAGGATGAATTGTCTCTTAAAGAAATTGAAACAGGATGTCGTACTGCCGCAATAGGATGTGTTGATTGCAAAAAACAACTACTCGAAAAACTAGAAATATTTCTTGAGCCAATTCGTGAAAAACGACAACTTATCCTTGCATCAAGTGATTTAGATGACGCAATTGCACAAGGAAATGCCGTTGCCAGAGCAGAAGCTCAAAAAACCATGATTGAAGTTCGGGAGGCAATGGGTCTGTGA
- a CDS encoding site-2 protease family protein, with amino-acid sequence MEQGNFDTFIVAIIGLIPVILSLSVHEFAHAWSAKQLGDDTATRHGRLTLNPIAHIDPIGTLVLPLLLTMQGLPAFGWAKPVPTDPSRYTRKISMWKGHMIVAAAGPISNLLMAIICLALASFLVHSGYIANTPEAIATFLIRMVIINIALFVFNMLPVAPLDGQSVLAGLLPSAWASGFHNISRRFGWIGLILIIVFAGRILARPVELIFTGLKAIVGLS; translated from the coding sequence GTGGAACAAGGCAATTTTGATACTTTTATAGTCGCCATAATTGGTTTAATACCCGTAATTTTATCACTTTCTGTCCATGAATTTGCTCATGCTTGGAGTGCTAAGCAGCTTGGGGATGATACCGCTACGCGTCACGGTCGTTTAACCCTTAATCCAATTGCACATATCGATCCAATTGGCACACTCGTATTGCCGTTGTTATTAACAATGCAAGGACTACCAGCTTTTGGTTGGGCAAAACCTGTTCCTACTGATCCATCTCGTTACACGCGCAAAATTTCAATGTGGAAGGGGCATATGATTGTAGCGGCTGCCGGGCCAATATCAAACTTGCTAATGGCAATTATATGTTTGGCGTTAGCATCTTTTTTGGTGCATTCAGGTTATATCGCCAATACTCCCGAAGCAATTGCAACTTTTTTAATTCGTATGGTCATAATTAACATTGCTTTGTTTGTTTTTAATATGCTTCCAGTAGCTCCATTAGATGGTCAGTCAGTTCTTGCAGGTTTGTTACCATCTGCATGGGCTTCTGGTTTTCATAACATAAGCCGTCGTTTTGGTTGGATTGGTCTTATTTTGATAATTGTTTTTGCTGGTCGAATATTAGCTCGTCCTGTCGAGCTAATATTTACAGGATTAAAGGCAATTGTAGGTCTTAGTTAA
- a CDS encoding tyrosine recombinase produces MEQSCDRYLEHLRVERNLSPRTIEAYARDLFGLRTALSDQKVNKPEAVRTLHLTRWLAGLSKQGLTPASQGRALSAVRQFFNFLVVAQKIKQNPTKLLIGPRQRRKLPIVVSRAEADRLMQQSSHTTTPRALRDHAAMELLYASGLRASELCQLQIDELHLSLGVVRPFGKGSKERVVPLGKPAIAALTAYLNQGRPALLKGRPSQYIFIGNRGLPISRMAIFKIIRRLGVQAGIARSLSPHKLRHAFATHLLQGGADLRSVQEMLGHANIATTEIYTHVDTKDLCSVVDRHHPLGKG; encoded by the coding sequence ATGGAACAATCTTGTGACCGCTATCTTGAACATCTACGGGTTGAACGCAATCTTTCGCCACGGACGATTGAAGCATATGCACGAGATCTCTTTGGATTGCGAACAGCGCTTTCTGATCAAAAGGTTAATAAACCAGAAGCAGTGCGTACTTTACATTTAACACGCTGGCTTGCTGGGTTATCAAAACAAGGATTAACTCCTGCAAGTCAGGGGCGAGCACTTTCTGCTGTTCGACAGTTTTTCAATTTTCTAGTAGTTGCACAAAAAATAAAACAAAATCCGACTAAATTGCTTATTGGTCCACGCCAACGTCGTAAATTACCTATTGTTGTATCTAGAGCTGAAGCTGATCGTTTAATGCAGCAGTCTTCACATACGACAACCCCCCGAGCATTACGTGATCATGCAGCCATGGAGTTGCTATATGCATCTGGTTTACGTGCTAGTGAGCTATGCCAATTACAAATCGACGAACTGCATTTATCTCTTGGGGTTGTTAGACCATTTGGTAAAGGTAGCAAAGAGCGCGTGGTTCCTCTTGGAAAACCAGCGATTGCAGCTTTAACTGCTTATTTAAATCAAGGTAGGCCTGCTTTATTAAAAGGGCGTCCAAGTCAATATATTTTTATAGGCAATCGTGGCCTACCAATATCACGAATGGCCATTTTTAAAATTATCAGACGGTTGGGAGTTCAAGCGGGGATTGCACGTTCACTGTCACCACATAAACTACGCCATGCTTTTGCTACGCATTTATTGCAGGGTGGTGCTGATTTACGTTCGGTACAAGAAATGTTAGGGCACGCCAATATTGCAACTACTGAGATTTATACCCATGTTGATACTAAAGACTTATGTTCAGTAGTTGATAGGCACCATCCACTTGGCAAGGGCTAG
- a CDS encoding 3'(2'),5'-bisphosphate nucleotidase CysQ: MVLIDTQTNLDQELKVAKKLAIAAGEIILEHYSQKISVQFKDVSKSDPVTQADKDANQLIVNGLIAEFPHDAILAEESPQSDERYSRYRLWCVDPLDGTREFIERNGQFAVMIGLAIYGKATLGVVYHPTSATLYWGVKSQAFRQHKDEHPVALSSTKNTDLKQARIMVSRSHRSQSVSRVIKTLGITKIEPHGSVGLKVVRIAEGSADVYLSLSNKTQEWDACASEAIITAAGGCMTDALGKPLLYNKTVPNTPHGMLATNSLLHKRCVDAVIPLAQERNWYSE; this comes from the coding sequence GTGGTTTTAATCGACACGCAAACAAATCTTGACCAAGAATTAAAAGTGGCAAAAAAATTAGCAATAGCCGCTGGTGAAATAATTCTTGAACATTATAGTCAAAAAATATCAGTTCAATTTAAAGATGTGAGTAAATCAGATCCTGTTACTCAAGCTGATAAAGACGCTAATCAACTAATTGTTAATGGGCTAATCGCAGAATTCCCTCATGATGCCATATTAGCAGAAGAATCTCCGCAATCTGATGAACGATATAGTCGGTATAGATTATGGTGTGTTGACCCGCTTGATGGTACGCGAGAATTTATTGAACGTAATGGGCAATTTGCGGTTATGATAGGTCTTGCAATTTACGGCAAAGCCACACTTGGCGTTGTTTATCACCCTACTAGCGCTACATTATATTGGGGAGTTAAAAGCCAAGCTTTTCGACAGCATAAAGATGAACATCCGGTAGCTTTATCTTCAACTAAAAATACAGATCTAAAACAAGCCAGAATAATGGTTTCTCGCTCACATCGCTCACAAAGCGTAAGTCGCGTAATAAAAACACTCGGTATTACAAAAATTGAACCTCATGGCAGCGTGGGTCTAAAAGTAGTACGTATTGCAGAAGGTAGCGCTGATGTTTATTTATCGCTTTCAAATAAAACACAAGAATGGGACGCTTGCGCATCAGAAGCAATCATTACTGCTGCTGGTGGATGCATGACTGACGCATTAGGAAAACCATTGTTGTATAATAAAACCGTGCCCAATACTCCGCATGGCATGCTAGCGACAAATTCGCTGTTACATAAACGATGTGTAGACGCAGTTATACCACTTGCACAAGAACGTAATTGGTATAGCGAGTAA
- a CDS encoding tetratricopeptide repeat protein: MVDADKELIELRREIIEARNQAIKTDNQVKNLSIEIKSFQKRFDSLERRTRIASIGVHIIVATAIIIAAFVIHSALVGSLKSELESTQKATTDIKIKAEKALAHAKQREKEIEKERNLRKKAAASAVKLVTLLDNKQEKEAVDLLEDIELSQLTTLEAKLLERRVSDLRDQAAESAYRLARTAQNKSNHSSAIMGYQRSLKLAPDGRFASAARYYLAAALWSQKRYQEAEPVLRTIIKSNDDAAVIDEARYLLGVTLAALNRREEARKVLTEVQRKGGKFGNYAKGQLASLDKTELSQKTKAKDAQAKPATKLKPKPSAKPANKTNND; the protein is encoded by the coding sequence ATGGTTGATGCCGACAAAGAATTGATTGAGTTACGCCGCGAAATCATTGAGGCACGCAATCAAGCGATTAAAACAGATAATCAGGTTAAAAACCTTTCAATCGAAATTAAAAGTTTTCAAAAGCGTTTCGATTCACTTGAACGACGAACTCGCATTGCTAGTATTGGCGTGCATATTATTGTAGCCACAGCAATTATTATTGCTGCATTCGTAATTCACAGCGCTCTTGTTGGTTCGTTAAAAAGTGAACTTGAAAGTACCCAAAAAGCTACTACTGATATAAAAATAAAAGCAGAAAAAGCGTTAGCACATGCCAAACAACGTGAAAAAGAAATCGAAAAAGAGCGCAATCTTCGCAAAAAAGCTGCAGCAAGTGCGGTCAAGTTAGTAACCTTATTAGACAATAAACAAGAAAAAGAAGCGGTTGATTTGCTAGAAGATATTGAGTTATCGCAGCTTACTACTCTTGAGGCAAAATTGCTTGAAAGGCGAGTTAGTGATTTGCGTGATCAGGCAGCCGAAAGCGCTTATCGTTTGGCACGTACCGCCCAAAACAAAAGCAATCACAGCAGTGCCATTATGGGATATCAACGTTCTCTTAAACTTGCACCTGATGGTCGTTTTGCTTCAGCGGCTCGTTATTATTTAGCGGCAGCTTTATGGAGTCAAAAACGTTATCAAGAAGCAGAGCCAGTTCTGCGTACAATAATAAAATCAAATGATGACGCTGCGGTTATCGATGAGGCGCGTTATCTACTTGGAGTTACTTTGGCGGCTCTAAATCGTCGAGAAGAAGCGCGCAAAGTACTTACTGAAGTTCAGCGTAAAGGGGGTAAATTTGGAAATTACGCAAAAGGGCAATTAGCTTCACTCGATAAAACTGAACTCAGTCAAAAGACTAAAGCCAAAGACGCACAAGCAAAACCTGCCACAAAATTAAAACCAAAGCCATCAGCAAAACCAGCCAATAAGACTAATAACGACTAA
- the lepB gene encoding signal peptidase I, which produces MAHCLIWLNEKAVAYKPCETPQLIVNESKPGGEPIPVTANCYNETLPSGKTYKILRSVETEYVATDYGPEVVPKGHVFVLGDNRDNSWDSRMWGFVSVENIIGEPAVIWWSVDPVDGNFRWSRIGQRLSNEYADTRTNNNDTI; this is translated from the coding sequence TTGGCACATTGCTTAATTTGGCTAAATGAAAAAGCTGTAGCTTATAAGCCTTGTGAAACACCTCAACTTATTGTGAACGAATCTAAACCAGGCGGTGAACCAATACCGGTTACTGCTAATTGCTACAACGAGACTTTGCCATCAGGCAAAACCTATAAAATACTGAGGTCGGTTGAAACAGAATATGTAGCTACTGACTACGGACCCGAAGTCGTTCCCAAAGGGCATGTATTTGTGCTCGGCGATAACCGTGACAACTCTTGGGATAGTCGCATGTGGGGATTTGTTTCTGTAGAGAACATCATTGGCGAGCCTGCAGTTATTTGGTGGTCTGTGGATCCCGTAGATGGTAACTTCAGATGGAGTCGAATAGGGCAGCGACTTTCCAACGAATACGCCGACACAAGAACAAACAACAACGACACAATATAA